In the Telopea speciosissima isolate NSW1024214 ecotype Mountain lineage chromosome 2, Tspe_v1, whole genome shotgun sequence genome, one interval contains:
- the LOC122651921 gene encoding TBC1 domain family member 13-like isoform X4, with translation MACSTMPKGNFKISEKHKRILPDLLGGLVASLEHRENDGGGSSLRFEPGKELETLQLKGSESEHENDDEVKTDGDLDLTNRWRISREVEAPVSVSENIDADEKRSELEFELSQKVINLERLQRIASSGLPDGGGLRARVWKLLLGYLPASRDLWEGELLADRSKYAKLKEELLSSPSEVTRRKDEAFSSCELKVDNDKDGMLKRHEISHEDHPLSSCKASVWHQFFKDSEIAEQIDRDLVRTHPEMKFFSGDSSFSRKNRSNAEADSFACFVRLLSDSVDHFCQQLDNSSVGILSTLSRLSELLKTNDEELWRHLQISNKVNPQFYAFRWITLLLTQEFNFNSILRIWDSLLSNPFGIQDMLLRVCCAMLLCVKSRLLSGDFMANLKLLQHYPEINIEYLLQVAQELTPDTSSFHLSP, from the exons ATGGCTTGTTCAACGATGCCAAAAGGAAATTTTAAGATATCTGAGAAACATAAACGAATCCTTCCTGATCTGCTCGGCGGTTTAGTTGCCAGCTTGGAACACAGGGAAAACGACGGTGGAGGCTCGAGTTTACGCTTCGAGCCTGGCAAAGAGCTCGAAACACTCCAGTTGAAGGGATCTGAATCAGAGCACGAAAATGATGACGAAGTGAAGACTGATGGGGATTTGGATTTGACGAACCGGTGGAGAATCAGCAGGGAGGTTGAGGCGCCAGTTTCTGTTTCCGAAAACATTGACGCAGATGAGAAGAGGTCCGAATTGGAGTTTGAG CTGTCTCAGAAGGTTATAAACTTGGAAAGATTGCAAAGGATTGCTAGTTCCGGTCTCCCTGATGGAGGAGGTCTGCGTGCAAGAGTTTGGAAG CTACTGTTGGGTTACTTGCCTGCCTCTCGTGATCTATGGGAAGGGGAGTTGCTTGCAGATCGATCAAAATATGCTAAACTAAAAGAGGAGCTGCTCTCAAGTCCT TCAGAGGTCACTAGAAGAAAGGATGAAGCTTTTTCTTCTTGTGAGCTGAAAGTAGACAATGATAAGGATGGAATGCTAAAGAGACATGAGATTTCTCATGAAGACCACCCTTTGAGTAGTTGTAAGGCTAGTGTTTGGCATCAGTTTTTCAAG GATTCAGAGATTGCAGAGCAGATTGACCGTGATTTGGTACGCACTCACCCAGAAATGAAATTCTTCTCAGGGGATTCATCATTTAGCCGCAAAAACAGG TCAAATGCAGAAGCGGATAGTTTCGCCTGTTTTGTTCGACTATTAAGTGACTCTGTTGATCACTTTTGCCAACAATTAGATAATAGCTCTGTGGGAATCCTCTCCACTCTTTCCCGCTTGTCCGAATTATTGAAAACCAACGACGAAGAGCTGTGGCGGCATTTACAGATCTCCAATAAG GTTAATCCGCAGTTCTATGCATTCAGGTGGATTACACTGTTGTTAACCCAggaattcaattttaattctaTCTTGAGGATATGGGATTCCTTACTAAGTAATCCTTTTGGTAttcag GATATGCTGCTCCGAGTTTGTTGTGCTATGCTGTTGTGTGTGAAAAGCAGGCTGTTGAGTGGTGATTTTATGGCTAATTTAAAGCTTCTTCAACACTATCCTGAGATCAACATTGAGTACCTCCTACAAGTAGCTCAAGAGTTGACTCCTGACACATCATCCTTTCATTTGTCTCCATAA
- the LOC122651921 gene encoding TBC1 domain family member 13-like isoform X3: MACSTMPKGNFKISEKHKRILPDLLGGLVASLEHRENDGGGSSLRFEPGKELETLQLKGSESEHENDDEVKTDGDLDLTNRWRISREVEAPVSVSENIDADEKRSELEFELSQKVINLERLQRIASSGLPDGGGLRARVWKLLLGYLPASRDLWEGELLADRSKYAKLKEELLSSPLNSGQSEVTRRKDEAFSSCELKVDNDKDGMLKRHEISHEDHPLSSCKASVWHQFFKEAMRNILLLFAKLNPAIRYVQGMNEVLAPLYYVFCSDSNKQSSSNAEADSFACFVRLLSDSVDHFCQQLDNSSVGILSTLSRLSELLKTNDEELWRHLQISNKVNPQFYAFRWITLLLTQEFNFNSILRIWDSLLSNPFGIQDMLLRVCCAMLLCVKSRLLSGDFMANLKLLQHYPEINIEYLLQVAQELTPDTSSFHLSP, encoded by the exons ATGGCTTGTTCAACGATGCCAAAAGGAAATTTTAAGATATCTGAGAAACATAAACGAATCCTTCCTGATCTGCTCGGCGGTTTAGTTGCCAGCTTGGAACACAGGGAAAACGACGGTGGAGGCTCGAGTTTACGCTTCGAGCCTGGCAAAGAGCTCGAAACACTCCAGTTGAAGGGATCTGAATCAGAGCACGAAAATGATGACGAAGTGAAGACTGATGGGGATTTGGATTTGACGAACCGGTGGAGAATCAGCAGGGAGGTTGAGGCGCCAGTTTCTGTTTCCGAAAACATTGACGCAGATGAGAAGAGGTCCGAATTGGAGTTTGAG CTGTCTCAGAAGGTTATAAACTTGGAAAGATTGCAAAGGATTGCTAGTTCCGGTCTCCCTGATGGAGGAGGTCTGCGTGCAAGAGTTTGGAAG CTACTGTTGGGTTACTTGCCTGCCTCTCGTGATCTATGGGAAGGGGAGTTGCTTGCAGATCGATCAAAATATGCTAAACTAAAAGAGGAGCTGCTCTCAAGTCCT CTTAATTCTGGGCAGTCAGAGGTCACTAGAAGAAAGGATGAAGCTTTTTCTTCTTGTGAGCTGAAAGTAGACAATGATAAGGATGGAATGCTAAAGAGACATGAGATTTCTCATGAAGACCACCCTTTGAGTAGTTGTAAGGCTAGTGTTTGGCATCAGTTTTTCAAG GAAGCAATGAGAAATATTCTCCTCCTATTCGCGAAACTAAACCCTGCGATCCGTTATGTGCAAGGAATGAATGAAGTCTTGGCCCCATTATACTATGTGTTTTGCAGTGACAGCAACAAGCAAAGTTCT TCAAATGCAGAAGCGGATAGTTTCGCCTGTTTTGTTCGACTATTAAGTGACTCTGTTGATCACTTTTGCCAACAATTAGATAATAGCTCTGTGGGAATCCTCTCCACTCTTTCCCGCTTGTCCGAATTATTGAAAACCAACGACGAAGAGCTGTGGCGGCATTTACAGATCTCCAATAAG GTTAATCCGCAGTTCTATGCATTCAGGTGGATTACACTGTTGTTAACCCAggaattcaattttaattctaTCTTGAGGATATGGGATTCCTTACTAAGTAATCCTTTTGGTAttcag GATATGCTGCTCCGAGTTTGTTGTGCTATGCTGTTGTGTGTGAAAAGCAGGCTGTTGAGTGGTGATTTTATGGCTAATTTAAAGCTTCTTCAACACTATCCTGAGATCAACATTGAGTACCTCCTACAAGTAGCTCAAGAGTTGACTCCTGACACATCATCCTTTCATTTGTCTCCATAA
- the LOC122651921 gene encoding TBC1 domain family member 13-like isoform X1 gives MACSTMPKGNFKISEKHKRILPDLLGGLVASLEHRENDGGGSSLRFEPGKELETLQLKGSESEHENDDEVKTDGDLDLTNRWRISREVEAPVSVSENIDADEKRSELEFELSQKVINLERLQRIASSGLPDGGGLRARVWKLLLGYLPASRDLWEGELLADRSKYAKLKEELLSSPLNSGQSEVTRRKDEAFSSCELKVDNDKDGMLKRHEISHEDHPLSSCKASVWHQFFKDSEIAEQIDRDLVRTHPEMKFFSGDSSFSRKNREAMRNILLLFAKLNPAIRYVQGMNEVLAPLYYVFCSDSNKQSSSNAEADSFACFVRLLSDSVDHFCQQLDNSSVGILSTLSRLSELLKTNDEELWRHLQISNKVNPQFYAFRWITLLLTQEFNFNSILRIWDSLLSNPFGIQDMLLRVCCAMLLCVKSRLLSGDFMANLKLLQHYPEINIEYLLQVAQELTPDTSSFHLSP, from the exons ATGGCTTGTTCAACGATGCCAAAAGGAAATTTTAAGATATCTGAGAAACATAAACGAATCCTTCCTGATCTGCTCGGCGGTTTAGTTGCCAGCTTGGAACACAGGGAAAACGACGGTGGAGGCTCGAGTTTACGCTTCGAGCCTGGCAAAGAGCTCGAAACACTCCAGTTGAAGGGATCTGAATCAGAGCACGAAAATGATGACGAAGTGAAGACTGATGGGGATTTGGATTTGACGAACCGGTGGAGAATCAGCAGGGAGGTTGAGGCGCCAGTTTCTGTTTCCGAAAACATTGACGCAGATGAGAAGAGGTCCGAATTGGAGTTTGAG CTGTCTCAGAAGGTTATAAACTTGGAAAGATTGCAAAGGATTGCTAGTTCCGGTCTCCCTGATGGAGGAGGTCTGCGTGCAAGAGTTTGGAAG CTACTGTTGGGTTACTTGCCTGCCTCTCGTGATCTATGGGAAGGGGAGTTGCTTGCAGATCGATCAAAATATGCTAAACTAAAAGAGGAGCTGCTCTCAAGTCCT CTTAATTCTGGGCAGTCAGAGGTCACTAGAAGAAAGGATGAAGCTTTTTCTTCTTGTGAGCTGAAAGTAGACAATGATAAGGATGGAATGCTAAAGAGACATGAGATTTCTCATGAAGACCACCCTTTGAGTAGTTGTAAGGCTAGTGTTTGGCATCAGTTTTTCAAG GATTCAGAGATTGCAGAGCAGATTGACCGTGATTTGGTACGCACTCACCCAGAAATGAAATTCTTCTCAGGGGATTCATCATTTAGCCGCAAAAACAGG GAAGCAATGAGAAATATTCTCCTCCTATTCGCGAAACTAAACCCTGCGATCCGTTATGTGCAAGGAATGAATGAAGTCTTGGCCCCATTATACTATGTGTTTTGCAGTGACAGCAACAAGCAAAGTTCT TCAAATGCAGAAGCGGATAGTTTCGCCTGTTTTGTTCGACTATTAAGTGACTCTGTTGATCACTTTTGCCAACAATTAGATAATAGCTCTGTGGGAATCCTCTCCACTCTTTCCCGCTTGTCCGAATTATTGAAAACCAACGACGAAGAGCTGTGGCGGCATTTACAGATCTCCAATAAG GTTAATCCGCAGTTCTATGCATTCAGGTGGATTACACTGTTGTTAACCCAggaattcaattttaattctaTCTTGAGGATATGGGATTCCTTACTAAGTAATCCTTTTGGTAttcag GATATGCTGCTCCGAGTTTGTTGTGCTATGCTGTTGTGTGTGAAAAGCAGGCTGTTGAGTGGTGATTTTATGGCTAATTTAAAGCTTCTTCAACACTATCCTGAGATCAACATTGAGTACCTCCTACAAGTAGCTCAAGAGTTGACTCCTGACACATCATCCTTTCATTTGTCTCCATAA
- the LOC122651921 gene encoding TBC1 domain family member 13-like isoform X2, with product MACSTMPKGNFKISEKHKRILPDLLGGLVASLEHRENDGGGSSLRFEPGKELETLQLKGSESEHENDDEVKTDGDLDLTNRWRISREVEAPVSVSENIDADEKRSELEFELSQKVINLERLQRIASSGLPDGGGLRARVWKLLLGYLPASRDLWEGELLADRSKYAKLKEELLSSPSEVTRRKDEAFSSCELKVDNDKDGMLKRHEISHEDHPLSSCKASVWHQFFKDSEIAEQIDRDLVRTHPEMKFFSGDSSFSRKNREAMRNILLLFAKLNPAIRYVQGMNEVLAPLYYVFCSDSNKQSSSNAEADSFACFVRLLSDSVDHFCQQLDNSSVGILSTLSRLSELLKTNDEELWRHLQISNKVNPQFYAFRWITLLLTQEFNFNSILRIWDSLLSNPFGIQDMLLRVCCAMLLCVKSRLLSGDFMANLKLLQHYPEINIEYLLQVAQELTPDTSSFHLSP from the exons ATGGCTTGTTCAACGATGCCAAAAGGAAATTTTAAGATATCTGAGAAACATAAACGAATCCTTCCTGATCTGCTCGGCGGTTTAGTTGCCAGCTTGGAACACAGGGAAAACGACGGTGGAGGCTCGAGTTTACGCTTCGAGCCTGGCAAAGAGCTCGAAACACTCCAGTTGAAGGGATCTGAATCAGAGCACGAAAATGATGACGAAGTGAAGACTGATGGGGATTTGGATTTGACGAACCGGTGGAGAATCAGCAGGGAGGTTGAGGCGCCAGTTTCTGTTTCCGAAAACATTGACGCAGATGAGAAGAGGTCCGAATTGGAGTTTGAG CTGTCTCAGAAGGTTATAAACTTGGAAAGATTGCAAAGGATTGCTAGTTCCGGTCTCCCTGATGGAGGAGGTCTGCGTGCAAGAGTTTGGAAG CTACTGTTGGGTTACTTGCCTGCCTCTCGTGATCTATGGGAAGGGGAGTTGCTTGCAGATCGATCAAAATATGCTAAACTAAAAGAGGAGCTGCTCTCAAGTCCT TCAGAGGTCACTAGAAGAAAGGATGAAGCTTTTTCTTCTTGTGAGCTGAAAGTAGACAATGATAAGGATGGAATGCTAAAGAGACATGAGATTTCTCATGAAGACCACCCTTTGAGTAGTTGTAAGGCTAGTGTTTGGCATCAGTTTTTCAAG GATTCAGAGATTGCAGAGCAGATTGACCGTGATTTGGTACGCACTCACCCAGAAATGAAATTCTTCTCAGGGGATTCATCATTTAGCCGCAAAAACAGG GAAGCAATGAGAAATATTCTCCTCCTATTCGCGAAACTAAACCCTGCGATCCGTTATGTGCAAGGAATGAATGAAGTCTTGGCCCCATTATACTATGTGTTTTGCAGTGACAGCAACAAGCAAAGTTCT TCAAATGCAGAAGCGGATAGTTTCGCCTGTTTTGTTCGACTATTAAGTGACTCTGTTGATCACTTTTGCCAACAATTAGATAATAGCTCTGTGGGAATCCTCTCCACTCTTTCCCGCTTGTCCGAATTATTGAAAACCAACGACGAAGAGCTGTGGCGGCATTTACAGATCTCCAATAAG GTTAATCCGCAGTTCTATGCATTCAGGTGGATTACACTGTTGTTAACCCAggaattcaattttaattctaTCTTGAGGATATGGGATTCCTTACTAAGTAATCCTTTTGGTAttcag GATATGCTGCTCCGAGTTTGTTGTGCTATGCTGTTGTGTGTGAAAAGCAGGCTGTTGAGTGGTGATTTTATGGCTAATTTAAAGCTTCTTCAACACTATCCTGAGATCAACATTGAGTACCTCCTACAAGTAGCTCAAGAGTTGACTCCTGACACATCATCCTTTCATTTGTCTCCATAA